In Leifsonia sp. ZF2019, a genomic segment contains:
- a CDS encoding GNAT family N-acetyltransferase: protein MSTTETPPTSPTTAGDGLVIRLAEPDEYEAVGALSYAAYRNDYTISDGYRAQLVDTAGRTDEYEVWVAAEADGTLLGTVSILRAGFDLGGALREGELYFRLLAVSPDARRRGIGARLTTFTLDEARRRGYRVVALNSGEHMTGAHALYRGLGFVADPDRDIRIHDDDHEIVVHLFTREV, encoded by the coding sequence ATGAGCACGACCGAGACACCCCCGACCTCCCCCACGACGGCGGGTGACGGCCTCGTCATCCGGCTCGCGGAGCCGGACGAGTACGAGGCCGTCGGTGCGCTCAGCTATGCCGCCTACCGCAATGACTACACGATCAGCGACGGCTACCGCGCCCAATTGGTCGACACCGCGGGCCGCACCGACGAGTACGAAGTCTGGGTCGCCGCGGAGGCCGACGGCACGCTGCTCGGGACCGTGTCCATCCTGCGCGCCGGCTTCGACCTCGGCGGCGCACTGCGGGAGGGGGAGCTGTACTTCCGGCTCCTCGCCGTGAGCCCGGACGCCCGGCGGCGCGGGATCGGCGCCCGACTGACGACCTTCACCCTCGACGAGGCCCGGCGACGCGGTTACCGCGTGGTCGCGCTCAACAGCGGCGAGCACATGACCGGCGCGCACGCGCTGTACCGGGGACTCGGATTCGTGGCGGACCCCGACCGGGACATCCGCATCCACGACGACGACCACGAGATCGTGGTGCATCTCTTCACGCGCGAGGTCTGA
- a CDS encoding Glu/Leu/Phe/Val family dehydrogenase — MALTLDRTEANPLEEAIAQLDGAIATLGYDQGIRDMLATPRREMTVAVPLRADDGSVTVFTGHRVQHNFSRGPAKGGLRYSPNVTLEEVRALAMWMTWKCALVDIPYGGAKGGVRIDPRLHSEAELERVTRRYTSEILPILGPERDIPAPDIGTSEKTMAWIMDTYSVVSGYTVPGVVTGKPLSLGGSLGRASATSRGVVHIALAALRHRGIAPAGATAVVQGFGKVGRDAVFFLHEAGVRVVAVADQYGAVHNPAGLDPERLAAHVDATGSVVGYIGADAADSGRVLELDVDLLVPAAVEGVLTEENAPRVTARVIVEGANGPTTAAADAVFAANGQLVVPDIVANSGGVIVSYFEWVQANQAYWWRVDEVEARLEERMLATWRDVLESARSRDLTLRAAATALAVERVAEAHRLRGLYP; from the coding sequence GTGGCCCTGACGTTGGATCGGACGGAAGCGAACCCGCTGGAGGAGGCGATCGCCCAGTTGGACGGGGCCATCGCGACCCTCGGCTACGACCAGGGGATCCGCGACATGCTCGCCACCCCACGTCGCGAGATGACCGTGGCCGTGCCGTTGCGCGCCGACGACGGGTCCGTGACGGTGTTCACGGGCCACCGCGTGCAGCACAACTTCTCCCGCGGGCCCGCCAAGGGCGGCCTCCGCTACAGCCCGAACGTCACGCTCGAAGAGGTGCGCGCACTGGCGATGTGGATGACGTGGAAGTGCGCGCTCGTCGACATCCCGTACGGCGGCGCCAAGGGCGGCGTACGGATCGACCCGCGTCTGCACTCCGAGGCGGAGCTCGAGCGCGTCACCCGCCGCTACACCAGCGAGATCCTGCCCATCCTCGGGCCGGAGCGCGACATCCCGGCGCCCGACATCGGGACGTCGGAGAAGACCATGGCGTGGATCATGGACACCTACTCGGTCGTCTCGGGCTACACCGTGCCCGGCGTCGTCACGGGCAAGCCGCTCAGCCTCGGCGGATCCCTCGGCCGCGCCAGCGCCACCTCCCGGGGCGTGGTGCACATCGCGCTCGCCGCGCTGCGACACCGCGGCATCGCCCCGGCCGGCGCCACCGCCGTCGTGCAGGGCTTCGGCAAGGTCGGCCGCGACGCCGTCTTCTTCCTGCACGAGGCCGGCGTGCGGGTCGTCGCGGTCGCCGACCAGTACGGTGCGGTGCACAACCCCGCCGGGCTCGACCCCGAGCGCCTGGCCGCCCACGTGGATGCCACCGGCTCGGTCGTCGGCTACATCGGCGCCGACGCCGCCGACAGCGGCCGGGTGCTGGAACTGGACGTCGACCTCCTGGTCCCCGCCGCGGTCGAGGGTGTGCTCACGGAGGAGAACGCGCCGCGCGTCACCGCTCGTGTCATCGTCGAAGGCGCCAACGGCCCCACCACCGCCGCCGCCGACGCGGTCTTCGCCGCCAACGGCCAGCTCGTCGTCCCCGACATCGTCGCCAACTCGGGTGGCGTCATCGTCTCGTACTTCGAATGGGTGCAGGCGAACCAGGCGTACTGGTGGCGCGTCGACGAGGTGGAGGCCCGCCTCGAGGAGCGCATGCTCGCGACCTGGCGCGACGTGCTGGAATCCGCCCGTTCGCGCGATCTCACGCTGCGCGCGGCCGCCACGGCGCTCGCCGTGGAGCGGGTGGCGGAGGCCCACCGCCTACGCGGTCTCTACCCCTGA
- a CDS encoding NAD-dependent succinate-semialdehyde dehydrogenase, with the protein MNYAVTNPATGETVKTYEPIGDAELEAAITAASDAYRGWSKSSTVEERAALIRRVGELHVERRQELADIIVREMGKPVEQALGEVDFSGAIYEYYADHASEFLKDEPITLLDGDGSAVVRRSALGVLLGIMPWNFPYYQVARFAGPNLVIGNTILLKHAEQCPESAAAIEKIFLDAGFPVGAYVNIYADHDQIEKVIADPRVQGVSLTGSERAGAAVAEIAGRNLKKVVLELGGSDPFILLSTDDLDATVQNAVDARLDNSGQSCNAAKRFVIADELYDAFLEKFTAKLAEVEATDPTSTDSALGPLSSLKAAENLDEQVKRAVENGATLVRGGGRNGAFFETTVLTDVTPENPASKEEFFGPVAQVFRAKDEADAVRIANDTPFGLGSYLFTTDEEQANRVADQIEAGMVFVNLVLADGAELPFGGVKRSGSGRELGRFGADEFVNKKLIRIG; encoded by the coding sequence ATGAACTACGCCGTGACCAATCCCGCCACCGGCGAGACCGTGAAGACCTACGAGCCGATCGGCGACGCCGAGCTCGAGGCCGCCATCACCGCCGCCAGCGACGCCTACCGCGGCTGGTCGAAGTCGTCCACGGTCGAGGAGCGCGCCGCCCTCATCCGCCGTGTGGGCGAGCTGCACGTCGAGCGCCGGCAGGAGCTGGCCGACATCATCGTGCGCGAGATGGGCAAGCCCGTGGAACAGGCGCTGGGCGAGGTCGACTTCTCCGGCGCGATCTACGAGTACTACGCGGATCACGCGAGCGAGTTCCTCAAGGACGAGCCGATCACGCTCCTCGACGGCGACGGGTCGGCCGTCGTGCGCCGCTCGGCCCTCGGCGTGCTGCTGGGCATCATGCCCTGGAACTTCCCGTACTACCAGGTCGCCCGCTTCGCCGGACCGAACCTGGTCATCGGCAACACCATCCTCCTGAAGCACGCGGAGCAGTGCCCGGAGTCGGCGGCGGCCATCGAGAAGATCTTCCTCGACGCGGGCTTCCCGGTCGGCGCGTACGTGAACATCTACGCCGATCACGACCAGATCGAGAAGGTCATCGCCGATCCGCGCGTCCAGGGCGTCTCGCTCACCGGCTCCGAGCGCGCCGGCGCGGCGGTCGCCGAGATCGCCGGGCGCAACCTCAAGAAGGTCGTGCTCGAGCTGGGCGGCTCCGATCCGTTCATCCTGCTCTCCACCGACGATCTCGACGCGACCGTGCAGAACGCGGTGGACGCCCGCCTCGACAACAGCGGCCAGTCCTGCAACGCGGCGAAGCGATTCGTCATCGCGGACGAGCTCTACGACGCCTTCCTCGAGAAGTTCACCGCGAAGCTGGCCGAGGTGGAGGCCACCGACCCCACCAGCACCGACTCCGCCCTCGGCCCGCTCTCGTCGCTCAAGGCCGCCGAGAACCTCGACGAGCAGGTCAAGCGCGCCGTCGAGAACGGCGCCACCCTGGTGCGCGGCGGCGGCCGCAACGGCGCATTCTTCGAGACGACCGTCCTGACCGACGTCACGCCCGAGAACCCCGCGTCGAAGGAGGAGTTCTTCGGCCCGGTCGCCCAGGTGTTCCGCGCGAAGGACGAGGCCGACGCCGTCCGCATCGCCAACGACACCCCGTTCGGTCTCGGCTCCTACCTCTTCACCACCGACGAGGAGCAGGCGAACCGCGTCGCGGACCAGATCGAGGCCGGCATGGTCTTCGTCAACCTCGTCCTCGCCGACGGCGCGGAACTGCCGTTCGGCGGCGTGAAGCGCTCCGGCTCGGGTCGTGAGCTCGGCCGTTTCGGTGCCGACGAGTTCGTGAACAAGAAGCTCATCCGCATCGGCTGA
- a CDS encoding APC family permease, whose product MIGDPLPSEKLEGQLLPKHLALPIFASDALSSVAYAPQELLMILLLGGLSFLTFAPWVAAAVVVLLVTVVLSYRQLVKAYPSGGGDYEVAHKNLGEKAGLIVASALLVDYVLTVAVSVASGVDNVISALPFLAPWRVELAVLCVVLIAAVNLRGVRESSKAFALPTYIFIGSVFLMIVTALVRTVLGDAPVAESAGFQVHASSLTQAAMVLLLLRAFSSGCSALTGVEAVANGVPAFRTPKIRNARVTLGLMGGIAIVLFAGLTATALISGVHYAESPCDLQGWAQCATSPQRSLIAQIAAATFGNNTFFFFLIQAATAIVLLLAANTAFNGFPLLGSVLARDSYAPKALNTRGDRLVYSNGMILLALAATALLLVYQANLTQLIQLYIIGVFVSFTLGQSGMVKHWITLLREGGQTARERSSIVRSLCINAFGACLTAIVLIVVTITKFTHGAYLVFIFMPILWFLMLGVNRYYRDVEKEIEVDPITTFGSVGDHAIVLVGKMQKPALKALDYAIAARHDSIEAVHVSIEEEATELLQKQWVEQNIHVPLTIIESPYREFGVPLVKYLKHRREEHGSEVTTVYLPQYIVGHWWEGLLHNHRARRLAKMLMLCHGVTVALVPWLLDSSSLIYGRRSRPLPGQDRRGEPVRAIARRPLVPASKPHARVHIHSTPLAVGQPENDAPAPPAPHDSPGPAPAASPSGSEPAAKVPARAKR is encoded by the coding sequence TTGATCGGCGACCCGCTTCCGAGTGAGAAACTCGAAGGACAGCTGCTCCCGAAGCACCTCGCCCTACCCATCTTCGCCTCCGACGCCCTGTCGAGCGTGGCCTACGCTCCGCAGGAACTGCTGATGATCCTGCTGCTGGGCGGGCTCTCGTTCCTGACCTTCGCCCCGTGGGTCGCCGCGGCCGTCGTCGTGCTCCTCGTCACCGTCGTCCTCAGCTACCGCCAGCTGGTCAAGGCCTACCCGTCGGGAGGCGGCGACTACGAGGTCGCGCACAAGAACCTCGGCGAGAAGGCCGGCCTCATCGTCGCCTCCGCGCTCCTGGTCGACTACGTGCTCACCGTGGCCGTCTCGGTCGCGTCGGGCGTCGACAACGTCATCTCGGCATTGCCGTTCCTCGCACCGTGGCGGGTGGAGCTGGCGGTGCTGTGCGTGGTGCTCATCGCCGCGGTGAACCTGCGCGGCGTCCGCGAGTCGAGCAAGGCGTTCGCGCTGCCCACCTACATCTTCATCGGCAGCGTCTTCCTCATGATCGTGACGGCGCTCGTCCGCACCGTGCTCGGCGACGCCCCCGTGGCCGAGTCCGCCGGCTTCCAGGTGCACGCCAGCAGCCTGACGCAGGCCGCGATGGTGCTCCTCCTGCTCCGCGCGTTCTCCAGCGGCTGCTCCGCCCTCACCGGTGTGGAGGCCGTCGCCAACGGGGTGCCCGCCTTCCGCACCCCGAAGATCCGCAACGCCCGTGTGACTCTCGGGCTCATGGGCGGCATCGCGATCGTCCTGTTCGCCGGGCTCACCGCGACCGCCCTGATCAGCGGCGTGCACTACGCCGAGAGCCCGTGCGACCTGCAAGGCTGGGCGCAGTGCGCCACCTCCCCGCAGCGCAGCCTCATCGCGCAGATCGCCGCCGCGACCTTCGGCAACAACACGTTCTTCTTCTTCCTCATCCAGGCCGCCACCGCGATCGTCCTGCTGCTCGCCGCCAACACGGCCTTCAACGGCTTCCCGTTGCTGGGTTCGGTGCTCGCCCGCGACTCCTACGCCCCCAAGGCGCTCAACACCCGAGGCGACCGCCTCGTCTACTCGAACGGCATGATCCTCCTCGCGCTCGCCGCGACGGCCCTGCTGCTCGTCTATCAGGCGAACCTGACCCAGCTCATCCAGCTGTACATCATCGGGGTGTTCGTCTCGTTCACCCTCGGGCAGTCCGGGATGGTGAAGCACTGGATCACGCTGCTCCGAGAGGGCGGCCAGACCGCCCGCGAGCGCAGCAGCATCGTCCGCTCGCTCTGCATCAACGCGTTCGGAGCCTGCCTGACGGCGATCGTGCTGATCGTCGTCACGATCACGAAGTTCACGCACGGCGCGTACCTCGTCTTCATCTTCATGCCGATCCTGTGGTTCCTCATGCTCGGCGTGAACCGCTACTACCGCGACGTGGAGAAGGAGATCGAGGTCGACCCGATCACGACCTTCGGCTCCGTGGGCGACCACGCCATCGTGCTGGTCGGCAAGATGCAGAAGCCGGCCCTCAAAGCGCTCGACTACGCCATCGCCGCCCGCCACGACTCGATCGAGGCGGTCCACGTCTCGATCGAGGAGGAGGCGACGGAGCTGCTGCAGAAGCAGTGGGTCGAGCAGAACATCCACGTGCCGCTCACGATCATCGAGTCGCCGTACCGCGAATTCGGCGTCCCGTTGGTGAAGTACCTCAAGCACCGTCGCGAGGAGCACGGCTCGGAGGTCACGACCGTCTACCTGCCCCAGTACATCGTTGGGCACTGGTGGGAAGGGCTGCTCCACAACCACCGCGCCCGCCGGCTCGCCAAGATGCTGATGCTCTGCCACGGTGTGACCGTCGCGCTCGTGCCCTGGCTGCTCGACTCGTCGTCGCTGATCTACGGCCGCCGGTCCCGCCCGCTCCCCGGGCAGGACCGCCGCGGCGAACCGGTGCGCGCCATCGCCCGCCGCCCTCTGGTGCCGGCCTCGAAGCCGCACGCGCGCGTCCACATCCACTCCACGCCGCTCGCGGTCGGGCAGCCGGAGAACGACGCCCCCGCGCCTCCCGCGCCGCACGACTCACCGGGACCGGCTCCCGCGGCGTCCCCCTCCGGCTCGGAGCCCGCCGCGAAGGTGCCCGCCCGCGCCAAGCGTTGA
- a CDS encoding PadR family transcriptional regulator has product MTPVFAHGSLRLYLLSLLAESPRHGYELIQALSDRFGGTYTPSAGTIYPRLAKLEEEGLVTKQADGRKTVYAITDAGRRELASREHELDAIEDEVTDSVRRLADEVRAGVDDAMRTLRAELASAARQNRRDATRVDPRREARDAAREATRDARMAAGAAVREADVALNDFRQELRTELRLQASRGTLPDDVVALLKDELVRVRRSVLEALARR; this is encoded by the coding sequence GTGACCCCCGTCTTCGCCCACGGCAGCCTCCGCTTGTATCTGCTCAGCCTCCTCGCGGAGTCCCCGCGGCACGGGTACGAGCTGATCCAGGCGCTCTCCGACCGATTCGGCGGCACGTACACCCCGAGCGCCGGCACGATCTACCCGCGCCTCGCCAAGCTCGAGGAGGAGGGGCTGGTCACCAAGCAGGCGGACGGCCGCAAGACCGTGTACGCCATCACCGACGCGGGCCGGCGCGAGCTCGCCTCCCGGGAGCACGAGCTCGACGCGATCGAGGACGAGGTCACCGACTCGGTGCGCCGGCTGGCCGACGAGGTGCGCGCGGGCGTCGATGACGCCATGCGCACCCTGCGGGCCGAGCTGGCCTCCGCCGCCCGGCAGAATCGGCGGGACGCCACGCGAGTGGACCCGCGACGGGAGGCACGCGACGCCGCCCGCGAGGCCACGCGCGATGCCCGGATGGCGGCCGGCGCGGCCGTCCGCGAGGCCGACGTCGCCTTGAACGACTTCCGCCAGGAGCTTCGCACCGAGCTGCGGCTGCAGGCCTCGCGCGGCACGCTGCCGGATGACGTGGTCGCGCTGCTGAAGGACGAGCTGGTGCGCGTGCGCCGCTCCGTCCTGGAGGCGCTCGCGCGCCGCTGA
- a CDS encoding DUF4097 family beta strand repeat-containing protein, translating into MAQEKWLVQPGESRTIDVELVRALKVGFIGGQIDVIGHDEPGARIEVHSVQGRDLKISIDGDRLEVDHPQLRWDNFIEVFKSMRSNAKADVSVLVPRDVALKFGVVSATALVSGLRTDARLSTVSGDVVADGLVGDIELNSVSGELSVRDHTGRINAHTVSGDVTVSGAIRKLAVDGVSGDVMADISGTPDEIAINTVSGDSTIRIPEAVGARYRANTVSGRVQLDDVVVVGYGGKGYTGTSGTLDGTWVDINVNSVSGGVSVLRSPREAQEGAGRNGEAASA; encoded by the coding sequence ATGGCACAGGAGAAGTGGCTGGTTCAGCCGGGCGAGAGCCGCACGATCGACGTGGAGCTGGTCCGCGCGCTGAAGGTCGGGTTCATCGGCGGGCAGATCGACGTGATCGGGCACGACGAGCCGGGAGCGCGCATCGAGGTGCACTCGGTGCAGGGACGGGATCTGAAGATCTCGATCGACGGCGACCGGCTGGAGGTGGACCACCCGCAGCTGCGCTGGGACAACTTCATCGAGGTCTTCAAGTCGATGCGGTCCAACGCCAAGGCCGACGTCAGCGTGCTGGTGCCGCGCGACGTCGCACTCAAGTTCGGCGTGGTCTCGGCGACGGCACTCGTCTCGGGCCTGCGGACGGACGCGCGCCTCAGCACTGTCTCGGGCGACGTGGTCGCGGACGGCCTGGTGGGGGACATCGAGCTCAACTCGGTGAGCGGTGAGCTCTCGGTGCGCGACCACACCGGCCGCATCAACGCGCACACGGTCTCGGGCGACGTGACCGTGAGCGGCGCCATCCGCAAGCTCGCGGTCGACGGCGTCTCCGGCGACGTCATGGCGGACATCTCGGGCACGCCGGACGAGATCGCGATCAACACGGTCTCGGGCGACTCGACCATCCGCATCCCGGAAGCCGTCGGAGCGCGCTACCGCGCCAACACGGTCTCCGGCCGCGTGCAGCTGGACGACGTGGTGGTCGTCGGATACGGCGGCAAGGGGTACACCGGCACCTCCGGCACGCTCGACGGCACCTGGGTCGACATCAACGTCAACTCGGTCTCCGGCGGCGTCTCGGTGCTCCGCAGCCCACGGGAGGCTCAGGAGGGTGCGGGCCGCAACGGCGAGGCGGCGTCCGCGTGA
- a CDS encoding antibiotic biosynthesis monooxygenase, with the protein MSPQESLRDAPQAHRLPITVSITRRVDGNRLPEVTRWVQSGVNLANTYDGFLGSGWVRAHADSDEWHMLYRFADAETLEAWEASDDRTSWLYDGRELVEVSRVERRTGIEGWFDAPQPGVPAAPPRWKQAVTIWLGFFPLSLLFTWLTVTFVPGWHSLWPLATVLISTLCLTPTMTYLLLPFVTRLLQPWLRREPRA; encoded by the coding sequence ATGTCTCCACAAGAGTCGCTGCGGGACGCGCCACAAGCGCACCGCCTCCCGATCACCGTGTCCATCACCCGTCGCGTGGACGGCAACCGCCTGCCCGAGGTCACCCGGTGGGTGCAGTCGGGCGTGAACCTGGCCAACACCTACGACGGCTTCCTCGGTTCGGGATGGGTGCGCGCGCACGCCGACTCCGACGAGTGGCACATGCTCTACCGTTTCGCCGATGCGGAGACGCTCGAGGCGTGGGAGGCCTCCGATGACCGCACGTCCTGGCTCTACGACGGCCGTGAGCTGGTCGAGGTCTCGCGCGTCGAGCGCCGCACCGGGATCGAGGGATGGTTCGACGCGCCCCAGCCGGGTGTGCCCGCGGCGCCTCCCCGCTGGAAGCAGGCCGTGACGATCTGGCTCGGCTTCTTCCCGCTGTCGCTCCTCTTCACCTGGCTGACCGTCACGTTCGTCCCGGGCTGGCATTCGCTGTGGCCCCTCGCGACCGTGCTGATCAGCACGCTGTGTCTCACTCCGACGATGACCTACCTCCTCCTGCCGTTCGTCACCCGGCTGCTGCAGCCCTGGCTGCGACGTGAGCCGCGCGCCTAG
- a CDS encoding LacI family DNA-binding transcriptional regulator, translated as MGSQPTVSDVADAAGVSRQTVSNVLNAPEVVRPATRERVQDAIVRLGYRPHASARRLRTQKSSTIGIRLDPITQDGISGSILDRFLHALTEQADRKGLRVLLFTADSPDDEIRQFRRLSDAADVDGFVLTSTFHGDPRTEWLIEHGQPFVTFGRPWGIDDMTDPEHLWVDVDGRSGLRDATAHLLQHGARRVGFLGWPDGSGTGDDRRAGWLEAMRDAGTVPEADLPALQAIAEDGVTFGAEAMRRLEVAAGAEGVDAVVCTSDSLALGALTVVGTRVPVVGYDNTPVAASLGYSSVEQPLEEVAGGVLELLTGVHGGRVTAGSDLSDPRHRLVAPRLVVRDGPALIAPR; from the coding sequence ATGGGGTCCCAGCCCACCGTCAGCGATGTCGCCGATGCGGCAGGCGTCTCCCGTCAGACGGTCTCGAACGTGCTCAACGCGCCCGAGGTCGTCCGCCCGGCGACCAGGGAGCGCGTGCAGGACGCGATCGTGCGCCTCGGCTACCGCCCGCACGCCTCCGCCCGCCGCCTGCGCACCCAGAAGAGCTCGACGATCGGGATCCGCCTCGATCCGATCACGCAGGACGGCATCTCGGGCAGCATCCTCGATCGCTTCCTGCATGCGCTCACCGAGCAGGCGGACCGCAAGGGCCTGCGCGTCCTGCTGTTCACGGCCGACAGCCCCGACGACGAGATCCGCCAGTTCCGCCGCCTCTCCGACGCGGCGGACGTCGACGGCTTCGTGCTCACCTCCACCTTCCACGGCGATCCGCGCACCGAATGGCTGATCGAGCACGGCCAGCCCTTCGTCACGTTCGGGCGCCCGTGGGGCATCGACGACATGACCGATCCGGAGCACCTCTGGGTCGACGTCGACGGACGCTCCGGCCTCCGGGATGCGACGGCGCACCTCCTCCAGCACGGCGCGCGCCGCGTCGGCTTCCTCGGTTGGCCGGACGGCTCGGGCACCGGTGACGACCGTCGGGCCGGGTGGCTCGAGGCGATGCGCGACGCAGGCACCGTACCGGAGGCGGACCTCCCCGCTCTCCAGGCGATCGCGGAGGACGGCGTGACCTTCGGCGCGGAAGCCATGCGACGGCTGGAGGTCGCAGCGGGCGCCGAAGGCGTCGACGCGGTCGTCTGCACCTCCGACTCCCTCGCCCTCGGGGCGCTGACGGTGGTCGGCACCCGTGTCCCCGTCGTCGGGTACGACAACACCCCCGTCGCCGCATCGCTCGGCTACTCCAGCGTCGAGCAGCCGCTCGAGGAGGTCGCCGGCGGCGTGCTCGAACTGCTGACGGGTGTGCACGGCGGCCGCGTCACCGCCGGCAGCGATCTCTCGGATCCCCGCCACCGGCTCGTGGCCCCGCGCCTCGTGGTCCGCGACGGCCCCGCTCTCATCGCTCCGCGCTGA
- a CDS encoding sugar ABC transporter substrate-binding protein codes for MRKNTNRWIASGAVAVATALALTACGSGFSGSSSSDSGKLTSSDKALTVMIGSSGDAETTAVKSAVSDWSKSSGTKASVVAATDLNQQLSQGFAAKKPADVFYLSTDALAGYASNGSLLAYGDQLSNKDDFYPSLVKSFTYDGKFYCAPKDFSTLQLIINTDMWKAAGLTDADIPKTWDQLESVSKKLTTADHVGLGISGEYARIGSFMVQAGGNLMNDDSTKATANSDANVKALDYVKTLLDGGELKYAKDLGAGWGGEAFGKGLAAMTIEGNWITGAMTADYPGIKYQVAELPAGPAGQGTLQFTNCWGIAADSPNQAAALKLVEKLTSKDDQLAFSKAFGPMPSIKSAADDWKSANPELVPFLSAADYAKGVPTAKGSADVVTDLNSKLESLATGDPKAILDATQKNLEALLK; via the coding sequence ATGCGCAAGAACACCAACCGGTGGATCGCGAGCGGCGCCGTCGCCGTCGCGACCGCCTTGGCGCTGACGGCCTGCGGGTCCGGCTTCAGCGGCAGCAGCAGCAGCGACTCGGGCAAGCTCACGTCGTCCGACAAGGCGCTCACCGTCATGATCGGCTCGTCCGGCGACGCGGAGACGACCGCGGTCAAGTCCGCGGTCTCCGACTGGTCGAAGAGCTCCGGGACCAAGGCGTCCGTCGTGGCGGCGACCGACCTCAACCAGCAGCTCTCGCAGGGCTTCGCGGCGAAGAAGCCGGCGGACGTCTTCTACCTCTCGACAGACGCCCTGGCCGGCTACGCGTCCAACGGCTCGCTGCTCGCCTACGGCGACCAGCTGAGCAACAAGGACGACTTCTATCCGAGCCTGGTCAAGTCCTTCACCTACGACGGCAAGTTCTACTGCGCGCCGAAGGACTTCTCGACCCTCCAGCTGATCATCAACACGGACATGTGGAAGGCGGCCGGCCTGACCGACGCCGACATCCCGAAGACGTGGGACCAGCTCGAGTCCGTGAGCAAGAAGCTGACCACCGCCGACCACGTCGGCCTCGGCATCTCCGGCGAGTACGCCCGCATCGGGTCCTTCATGGTCCAGGCCGGCGGCAACCTCATGAACGACGACTCCACCAAGGCGACCGCGAACAGCGACGCGAACGTGAAGGCGCTCGACTACGTCAAGACGCTGCTCGACGGCGGCGAGCTCAAGTACGCCAAGGACCTCGGCGCGGGCTGGGGCGGCGAGGCCTTCGGCAAGGGCCTCGCGGCCATGACCATCGAGGGCAACTGGATCACCGGTGCGATGACCGCCGACTACCCCGGCATCAAGTACCAGGTGGCCGAGCTGCCCGCGGGCCCTGCCGGCCAGGGCACTCTGCAGTTCACCAACTGCTGGGGCATCGCCGCCGACAGCCCCAACCAGGCTGCCGCGCTCAAGCTCGTCGAGAAGCTGACCAGCAAGGACGACCAGCTCGCCTTCTCGAAGGCGTTCGGCCCGATGCCGTCCATCAAGTCGGCCGCCGACGACTGGAAGTCGGCCAACCCCGAGCTCGTTCCGTTCCTCTCCGCCGCCGACTACGCCAAGGGCGTGCCGACCGCGAAGGGCTCGGCCGATGTCGTCACCGACCTCAACAGCAAGCTGGAGTCGCTGGCCACGGGTGACCCGAAGGCCATCCTGGACGCGACCCAGAAGAACCTCGAAGCACTGCTGAAGTAG